One window from the genome of Acinetobacter sp. LoGeW2-3 encodes:
- a CDS encoding type VI secretion system Vgr family protein: MLKNIHTILESLGLNLQKRALHIQFSNQILNTQVFVQRIEGHHQINDGLQAELICLSTNANIALKQFIGCQVAVDQVTDRGELFRITGLITAASQGQSDGSLALYKLTLQDATSLWHKRRNSRVFMNKSVRDISEILFKEWQARSSLFAARLSLDASGLSQDYDVRPFVMQSNETDYEFLTRLWRSEGINWLIDEKEVIVPTSAQTIQPQILRLIDDQQHFQVLKRRSIRFHRSHATEPFDTITGLLAERSLNPTMVQTQRWQADQLAQNESQVLLSTHQHSEVQDNQSLSLEDVWTISPAWTSDLNGEDQTTSASSAQLDKLSQQLNQYHALQSKYFKASSSVRDAQVGYWFELHDHPEIDQHPANEREFLILGKRFYNQNNLPKDILLQLDQLIQSSRWKVLGDERQSNELYLVRRHISVVPEYHPLQHRPMAHPQRAKVVGPEGETIHVDEWGRVKVRFLFTRNDDHQHDGGAGTNDNDSDSAWVDVLTPWAGEGYGARFHPRIGEIVVIDFFEGDVDRPFVVGRIHEAERHQAMFDVKGKLPLTKKLSGIRSQEVDGEGFNQLRFDDTTGQISVQLQSSHGASQLNLGNLSHPKDGETSDGRGEGFELRTDQWGAVRAGDGLLLSTYKQENASANHLNSSPTKSQIESSLNNSKALSEIAKNQQTDPLEALDHLKTFLDQIEQQDQSKAETFKQALMILCAPNSIALSTNEDLHLSADKQINQSAADSINFSTQKSLIAHAQDKISLFAAQQGFKAIAAKGKVELQAQDDAIEAIARKQIKIISTEDQIEIISPKEILLTAGGSQLKINGQGIFSTTAGKFESKAGQHLFAKGQNIVEQKISLPKMETLFSNKINYHWNTPSEGEKEIFVVDKADGILIKTNKSILNYKNQLSTMRFYTSQQTDFVALGFNSSHTYLIQELENENIDELIDEIEGEEIEDEIYIKEDIE; this comes from the coding sequence TGGCTGTCAGGTCGCGGTTGATCAGGTCACTGATCGTGGTGAACTATTCCGAATTACAGGCCTGATTACAGCGGCCAGCCAGGGACAAAGCGATGGGTCTTTGGCCCTGTATAAACTGACCCTGCAGGATGCCACTTCCTTATGGCATAAACGTCGCAATAGTCGTGTGTTTATGAATAAAAGTGTTCGGGATATTAGTGAAATTTTATTTAAAGAATGGCAGGCACGCAGCTCGTTGTTTGCAGCACGACTGAGCCTCGATGCTTCAGGCTTATCACAGGACTACGATGTCCGTCCTTTTGTGATGCAGTCCAATGAAACAGATTATGAATTTCTGACCCGCTTATGGCGTAGTGAAGGCATTAACTGGCTGATTGATGAAAAAGAAGTCATTGTTCCCACTTCAGCTCAGACCATTCAGCCACAAATTCTACGTCTGATTGATGATCAGCAGCATTTTCAGGTGTTAAAACGCCGTAGTATTCGTTTTCATCGTAGCCATGCCACCGAACCTTTTGACACGATTACCGGTCTATTGGCAGAGCGCTCATTAAATCCAACCATGGTACAAACCCAGCGCTGGCAGGCGGATCAGCTGGCGCAGAATGAAAGTCAGGTACTACTCAGTACCCATCAGCATAGTGAAGTACAGGACAATCAAAGCTTAAGTCTGGAAGATGTCTGGACCATTAGCCCAGCCTGGACCAGTGATTTAAATGGAGAAGATCAGACGACTTCAGCCAGTTCTGCTCAACTGGATAAACTGAGTCAGCAGTTGAATCAATATCATGCATTACAGTCTAAATACTTTAAGGCTAGCAGTAGTGTACGTGATGCTCAAGTAGGTTACTGGTTTGAATTACATGATCATCCTGAAATAGATCAGCATCCCGCCAATGAGCGCGAATTTTTGATTTTAGGAAAGCGCTTCTATAACCAGAACAATTTACCGAAAGACATTCTGCTGCAATTGGATCAGCTCATTCAGTCCAGTCGCTGGAAAGTACTAGGTGATGAACGGCAAAGTAATGAGTTGTATTTGGTCCGTCGACATATCTCTGTCGTACCTGAGTATCATCCATTACAGCATCGGCCCATGGCTCACCCACAGCGTGCAAAAGTGGTCGGACCTGAAGGTGAAACTATTCATGTAGATGAATGGGGGAGGGTCAAGGTTCGTTTCTTATTCACCCGTAATGATGACCATCAGCATGATGGAGGTGCTGGAACAAATGACAATGACAGCGACTCTGCTTGGGTAGATGTTCTGACACCGTGGGCAGGTGAAGGCTATGGGGCAAGATTTCATCCACGTATTGGAGAAATCGTCGTCATTGATTTCTTTGAGGGAGATGTCGACCGACCATTCGTAGTGGGTCGTATTCACGAAGCTGAACGTCATCAGGCTATGTTTGATGTTAAAGGGAAACTTCCACTTACTAAAAAACTAAGCGGTATTCGTTCTCAAGAGGTAGATGGTGAAGGCTTTAACCAGCTTCGTTTTGATGATACGACTGGGCAGATCAGTGTACAGCTACAAAGCAGTCACGGTGCCAGTCAGCTGAATTTAGGGAATTTGAGTCATCCTAAAGATGGTGAAACTAGCGATGGTCGTGGTGAAGGATTTGAGTTAAGAACAGATCAATGGGGAGCCGTGAGGGCGGGAGATGGTTTACTACTTTCAACGTATAAACAGGAAAATGCTAGTGCAAATCATTTAAATAGTAGTCCTACAAAAAGCCAGATCGAATCAAGTTTGAATAATAGTAAGGCTCTCAGCGAGATTGCGAAAAATCAACAAACTGATCCCTTAGAGGCATTAGATCACCTAAAAACTTTCCTGGATCAAATTGAACAGCAGGATCAAAGTAAAGCAGAAACCTTTAAGCAGGCACTAATGATACTTTGTGCACCGAATTCGATTGCGCTTTCAACGAATGAAGATTTGCATTTATCAGCTGATAAACAGATTAATCAAAGTGCCGCAGACAGTATTAATTTTTCAACTCAAAAATCTTTAATCGCCCATGCACAAGACAAGATTAGCCTATTTGCAGCCCAACAAGGATTCAAAGCCATTGCGGCAAAAGGCAAAGTTGAACTTCAAGCACAAGATGATGCAATAGAAGCTATTGCTCGTAAGCAAATCAAAATAATTTCAACTGAAGATCAGATTGAAATTATTAGTCCGAAAGAGATTTTACTGACTGCTGGCGGGTCTCAATTAAAGATTAATGGACAAGGAATTTTTAGTACGACTGCTGGGAAGTTTGAAAGTAAAGCAGGGCAGCATTTGTTTGCAAAAGGTCAAAATATAGTTGAACAGAAGATAAGCCTTCCAAAAATGGAAACTTTATTTAGCAATAAAATTAATTATCACTGGAATACCCCTTCTGAAGGAGAAAAAGAAATTTTTGTTGTCGATAAAGCGGACGGAATATTAATTAAAACTAATAAATCTATATTAAATTATAAAAATCAATTAAGTACAATGAGATTTTATACTTCTCAACAAACAGATTTTGTAGCATTGGGATTTAATTCTTCACACACTTATCTAATTCAAGAATTAGAAAATGAGAATATTGATGAGCTAATTGATGAGATAGAGGGAGAAGAAATCGAAGATGAAATTTATATAAAAGAGGATATAGAATAA
- a CDS encoding glycoside hydrolase family 19 protein: MSKLVTITSKFYDASGKSCPDLPVKSRYKGSARENPQKTDKDGFFIFPASPNRTIEILAKLSNTKDYQIFRIINSSIKSSLDNPIRIKLPNPGLVTTLFKVVDSQGKAMTNFPVKTRPKGGKDFERLTDEQGFIQVQSSPFRDIEFLVLTSADKFILKKSLNSGSGSQKTILVQLDEPYKMFISKSNIQIIDKTGNSYIVENTKVEILDLQSGKKEIVNTSNGKLLIQSMVGEKIQITVFKPDGESLKPEYYSAKYINNHSIKLKLDVDITSSSTKPNKPEIDKELDENILITMEQMQKMWPRVAIAKMQPILDELNVNLTAYKLDTRLRQAHFIAQVRQEVGANFLLREQVEYMRPAALKKIGYYKYYPKQADIDGYNGKAPANGEVIANRMYDDKYRDKKYKLGNTSLGDGWKYLGRGLKQLTGKNNYQDLTEMYSTIWVDENLDFVKNPKLLEQPKYAVRSAIRFWLKFKLYEIADKGSESKEVDAITSKINRGTDSYLDRRKHFIRARQIFN, from the coding sequence ATGAGCAAGTTAGTCACTATTACATCAAAATTTTATGATGCCTCAGGAAAATCTTGTCCAGATTTACCAGTAAAATCACGTTATAAGGGATCAGCTAGAGAGAATCCCCAAAAAACAGATAAAGATGGTTTTTTTATATTTCCGGCTTCTCCAAATCGTACAATAGAAATTTTAGCTAAACTATCCAATACAAAAGATTATCAGATTTTCAGAATAATAAATTCTTCTATTAAATCTTCGCTGGATAATCCAATAAGAATTAAACTTCCTAACCCTGGTTTGGTTACTACACTTTTTAAAGTGGTGGATAGTCAAGGGAAAGCTATGACTAACTTTCCTGTCAAAACACGACCTAAAGGAGGGAAAGACTTTGAACGATTAACAGATGAACAGGGATTTATACAAGTACAATCCTCCCCATTCAGAGATATTGAGTTTTTAGTTTTAACTTCTGCTGATAAGTTTATTCTAAAAAAATCTCTAAACTCAGGGAGTGGTTCACAAAAAACTATTTTAGTTCAATTAGATGAACCATATAAGATGTTCATAAGTAAATCAAATATCCAAATTATCGATAAGACAGGGAATAGCTATATTGTTGAAAATACAAAAGTTGAAATATTAGATTTACAAAGTGGTAAAAAAGAGATTGTAAATACCTCTAATGGAAAATTATTAATCCAAAGTATGGTCGGAGAAAAAATACAAATTACAGTATTCAAGCCTGACGGTGAATCTTTAAAACCAGAATATTATTCTGCAAAATATATAAATAATCATTCTATTAAATTAAAATTAGATGTCGATATAACATCAAGCTCTACAAAGCCTAATAAGCCTGAAATTGACAAGGAATTAGATGAAAATATCCTCATTACAATGGAGCAGATGCAAAAAATGTGGCCAAGAGTAGCTATAGCAAAGATGCAGCCTATTTTGGATGAATTAAATGTAAATTTAACAGCTTACAAATTAGATACACGATTAAGACAAGCTCATTTTATAGCCCAAGTAAGACAGGAAGTAGGGGCTAATTTTTTATTAAGAGAACAAGTCGAATATATGAGACCGGCAGCTTTAAAAAAAATTGGATATTACAAGTATTATCCTAAACAAGCTGATATTGATGGATATAACGGAAAAGCTCCAGCAAATGGGGAAGTAATTGCAAATCGTATGTATGATGATAAATATCGAGACAAAAAATATAAATTAGGAAATACTTCACTGGGAGATGGATGGAAATATTTAGGTCGAGGTTTAAAACAGTTAACGGGAAAAAATAACTATCAAGATTTAACAGAAATGTATTCTACTATTTGGGTGGATGAAAATTTAGATTTTGTTAAAAATCCTAAATTACTTGAACAGCCTAAATATGCAGTAAGATCTGCTATTCGTTTTTGGTTGAAATTTAAACTATATGAAATAGCAGATAAGGGGAGTGAGTCTAAAGAAGTAGATGCTATTACTTCAAAAATTAATAGAGGTACAGATTCATATCTTGATCGCAGAAAGCATTTTATTAGAGCACGTCAAATATTTAATTAA